TCCCCCAGCAAATCCAGAAGGTTCCCTTAACTTACTAACCCTTTGCTTTCCCTGTTGTGTCCCTGAAAGGCCTCCTGTGCCTTTAGCTGCAGGTCCTGAACATCCAGGCTATCTGTGCTATCTGCTTCACGGTACCTCATCAACGCAGCGTGAGGGTGGAGGGCAGAACCTTGGTCCTGGCCTCTCAGCTTTTGTGGGTTTCAGCCAGACCCTGGGTGTTATTTTAGTGCAACTTTGGTGTTTAATTTGAGGATGTGTGTGGACCAGAAGGAGGGaccaaaacatgatttttttccccatggtCAGATGATTAAATTTGAAGTTCTAAAAAATGCACAGTTTGGTCCAAAGCTGTGTCCAAttgggaagagagaaaaatgccCTGGAAACCCCTCCCAGGCCTGGGACCATCCTTCCTTAACCACCAGCCACCTCGCAGGCCCGCGGACTGCGGGCATCACCTGGGCAGGCTGTGCTTACTCACTACCCAGGAGCCCTGTGCCCTGGAGCTGTCCTTCCTCTCTTCAAAGTGCATTTTGTGCCTTTGCTGGAAGAACCGACCACAGGTTTGTTCAATTTCTTACAGTCTTGAAAGCGCCAAAAGCAGTAGCTGCTGAGCCATGGCCGAAGGGGAAATCACCACCTTCACAGCCCTGACCGAGAAGTTTAATCTGCCTCCAGGGAATTACAAGAAGCCCAAACTCCTCTACTGTAGCAACGGGGGCCACTTCTTGAGGATCCTTCCGGATGGCACAGTGGATGGGACAAGGGACAGGAGCGACCAACACAGTAAGCCCATCTCTATGGCACCCCCTTCCCTTTCTGACATCTCCTGTagtcaaggtgggaggaaggTGCATACTTAAGCACAGGTACTTGCTTCTCCAAGGTTCTAGTCAGGCATGACACATTCAGAGGTGGAGTCACATAAATGTGTAAAATGTCTGGGTTTGGAAAATAGGGAGTTGTGGGGGCCACCACTTACCCAAATGTGTTCTATGTCAAGTTTTTTAAAGCACTCTCTGCTGACCCAACAGAACTGGCTGCCGTGCTCAATCGCTGTATGTTTTCCCAGGTTTCTGTAACTAGTGAAAGATCTGGCCCCGAAGGCTAGTCAGGGGCCTGCACGCTCCATGATGGGATGAACCAGACGGGCATGGTGGTAAATCCTGCACGGAGATGTGGGCTCCGTTTCAAGTCAACTGACTCTCCTGGTTATGTTTCCACTGGGCTTGATTTGTGAAATCCTAGTTCATAATTGTAGTCTTACACATCATAAATTATGCAGCTTTCCCTCTGCGTATCACGCAGATGTGGCTGTGGTAACCAGCAGTGGTAAACTCATTCTC
The Symphalangus syndactylus isolate Jambi chromosome 7, NHGRI_mSymSyn1-v2.1_pri, whole genome shotgun sequence genome window above contains:
- the FGF1 gene encoding fibroblast growth factor 1 isoform X3 — protein: MAEGEITTFTALTEKFNLPPGNYKKPKLLYCSNGGHFLRILPDGTVDGTRDRSDQHTDTK